One window of Deltaproteobacteria bacterium genomic DNA carries:
- a CDS encoding formyl transferase: MTITAIFDPETAGRPMRVAAFMSGSGTNILRLLEHEQKLKAEANESPFETVFIFSDRSDGRCAGERIALEHGLPYFSYDIRTFHQNRGLKRSVVTEEGLNARREYDRIARRLVEVFEIDVIALGGYMSYTTLNRCVNVHPADLAISLPDGRRKYVGDDAVKDAISAGEKRLRSSTFWTDAGVDTGPLLMVSDALPVTLPESLDAVVEDPQRLRQVADAHQDRLKEIGDWKIFPRTIEMIARGRFALDDEDRVYVDGRPVPGGYRE, translated from the coding sequence ATGACCATCACCGCTATTTTTGATCCTGAAACCGCAGGGAGGCCGATGCGGGTGGCGGCCTTTATGTCGGGTTCCGGAACCAATATCCTGCGGCTTCTGGAGCATGAGCAGAAACTGAAGGCCGAAGCAAACGAATCGCCATTCGAGACGGTCTTCATCTTCAGCGACCGGTCAGACGGACGATGTGCCGGGGAAAGAATCGCCCTTGAACACGGCCTTCCCTATTTCAGCTACGACATCAGGACCTTTCATCAAAATAGAGGCCTGAAGCGATCGGTTGTGACAGAGGAAGGCCTGAACGCCAGGCGGGAATATGACCGGATTGCCCGAAGGCTGGTCGAGGTATTCGAGATCGACGTCATCGCCCTGGGGGGGTACATGAGCTATACCACCCTTAACCGGTGCGTCAACGTTCACCCTGCTGATCTTGCCATCTCTCTTCCTGACGGCCGCAGAAAATATGTGGGCGACGATGCGGTGAAAGACGCCATTTCTGCAGGCGAGAAGCGCCTCCGGTCTTCCACCTTCTGGACCGATGCGGGCGTGGACACAGGCCCCCTCCTGATGGTGTCGGATGCCCTCCCTGTGACGCTTCCTGAATCGCTTGACGCAGTTGTCGAAGATCCCCAGAGACTTCGACAGGTGGCGGACGCCCATCAGGATCGGCTCAAGGAGATCGGGGATTGGAAGATTTTTCCCAGGACCATCGAGATGATCGCCAGAGGCCGTTTCGCCCTGGATGATGAAGACCGTGTATATGTGGACGGCCGGCCCGTACCGGGGGGGTATCGGGAATAA
- a CDS encoding phosphoglycerate kinase, with amino-acid sequence MEKGELDPRLRLIQQSNMKEKIVLLRVDHNVVKKGRIKDPYRIDATIGTLYAIAAGGGKPILMTHVGRPKDKKTGRISCREDESILPIVRYLEQKLPVKIHVPEFPADPEKGIVHLDPSIEPAISDLKQGKIGMIYLPNTRWFKGEQAKGPERGTLADELASLADLYVNDAFGSWRAHASTYDVAQKLPSFAGILLQKELENLHRVLEPRRPFVAVVAGAKYDTKIGPLKALYERVDHLILGGLMYNTFLAAKYGVQIAGVTEEDRALAMELVELDRTGKKIVELSRLVESETMEARGEGKYRSIGMEELTSGRDIRYVVDIDPESFRNKVVADIVASAKTIFVNAVMGFMPLFYEGSEAMYRLIGGNSEAARLFAGGDTLQELRNLCPGIYMAGLDDPKAYYFTGGGSVLTALEQGSPYQMKPVAVLMEGGPL; translated from the coding sequence ATGGAAAAAGGTGAACTGGACCCGCGGCTGAGGTTGATACAGCAAAGCAATATGAAAGAAAAGATCGTCCTCTTAAGGGTCGATCACAATGTCGTGAAAAAGGGCCGGATCAAGGACCCGTACCGTATCGATGCCACCATCGGCACCCTTTACGCCATTGCCGCAGGCGGTGGAAAACCGATCCTGATGACCCATGTGGGAAGACCGAAGGATAAGAAAACAGGCCGCATATCCTGCCGGGAGGACGAGTCCATACTCCCCATTGTGCGCTATCTGGAACAGAAACTTCCTGTGAAGATTCATGTCCCGGAGTTTCCGGCAGATCCTGAAAAAGGGATCGTGCACCTTGATCCATCCATTGAACCCGCCATTTCCGATCTGAAACAGGGAAAGATCGGGATGATCTACCTCCCCAATACCCGCTGGTTCAAGGGCGAACAGGCAAAAGGACCGGAGCGAGGGACCCTGGCCGATGAGCTGGCGTCTTTGGCCGATCTCTACGTCAATGATGCATTCGGTTCGTGGCGGGCCCACGCCTCCACCTACGACGTGGCGCAGAAGCTGCCTTCTTTCGCCGGCATCCTGCTTCAGAAGGAGTTGGAGAATCTCCATCGGGTGCTGGAGCCCCGGAGGCCTTTTGTGGCCGTGGTGGCCGGCGCCAAGTACGATACCAAGATCGGCCCCCTGAAGGCCCTTTACGAGCGGGTGGATCACCTGATCTTAGGGGGGCTGATGTATAACACCTTTCTGGCGGCCAAGTATGGGGTGCAGATTGCCGGGGTCACAGAGGAAGACAGGGCGTTGGCTATGGAACTGGTGGAGCTGGACAGGACCGGAAAAAAGATCGTTGAATTATCCCGCCTGGTGGAATCGGAGACCATGGAAGCGCGAGGTGAGGGAAAGTATCGATCCATCGGGATGGAGGAACTGACATCGGGCCGGGATATCCGATATGTCGTTGATATCGATCCCGAATCCTTCCGGAACAAGGTGGTGGCGGATATCGTCGCCTCTGCCAAGACCATCTTTGTCAATGCGGTCATGGGGTTTATGCCGCTTTTTTATGAGGGCTCCGAGGCCATGTACCGCCTGATCGGGGGCAACTCCGAGGCGGCCAGGCTCTTTGCGGGGGGGGATACCCTCCAGGAACTCCGGAATCTCTGCCCGGGGATCTACATGGCAGGTCTGGACGATCCCAAGGCCTACTACTTCACCGGCGGGGGGAGCGTCCTGACGGCCCTGGAACAGGGCAGTCCATACCAGATGAAACCGGTGGCGGTCCTGATGGAAGGCGGCCCTCTATGA
- a CDS encoding cupin domain-containing protein, whose product MIVRNLNDKEVIDTTYLAHGGAVAQMILDRRTLKEIGFLAIASLKPGKEIEAHVDPMEEIYFVLSGSGEMRVADEARAVKPGDAVWIPTGASHALLNDGQEDCIVLVVASPAW is encoded by the coding sequence ATGATTGTACGGAACCTGAATGACAAGGAAGTGATCGATACCACCTATCTGGCACATGGCGGGGCCGTTGCCCAGATGATCCTGGACCGGCGGACCCTGAAAGAAATCGGGTTTCTGGCCATTGCCAGTCTCAAACCGGGGAAAGAGATCGAGGCCCATGTGGACCCGATGGAAGAGATCTATTTTGTATTGAGCGGGTCCGGTGAAATGCGGGTGGCCGATGAGGCCAGGGCCGTGAAGCCGGGCGATGCCGTCTGGATCCCCACAGGCGCCAGTCATGCCCTCCTGAATGACGGCCAGGAGGATTGCATTGTCCTGGTGGTGGCTTCCCCTGCGTGGTAG
- a CDS encoding glycosyltransferase family 9 protein, with product MLRVLIIRPGALGDTLMVLPALNDLAGKAAVTFVGRRPGLDFIRSHVDRAMDLEASGWHRLFMEIPDGKGLPVSDVNIAAAFFRDKDGTIRRNLERCLPSAAVHVFPSFPPKGEDVHVAEYLARCLASAGLPVDPVRSIAAMKHGGMWRNRPLPEGEKKIILHPGSGSLEKNYPPDFWLALVTRLLSDTEFRRCRPVLLTGPAEESLYAYFKERLGTGSVLFVSSPDQENLISLLDSAVLFLGHDSGIAHLSAMRCIPTGALFKASDPLQWAPLGPFVRIIKTRDPGPEMLDATLQAARELVAMDRS from the coding sequence ATGCTGCGTGTCCTGATCATCAGACCGGGGGCACTGGGGGATACCCTTATGGTACTCCCTGCTCTCAACGATCTCGCAGGCAAGGCCGCTGTCACCTTTGTGGGGAGGCGGCCCGGGCTGGACTTCATCCGGTCCCATGTGGATCGCGCCATGGATCTGGAGGCATCGGGCTGGCATCGATTGTTCATGGAGATACCGGATGGAAAGGGCCTCCCTGTTTCAGACGTGAATATCGCGGCAGCCTTCTTCAGGGATAAAGACGGCACGATCCGGCGCAACCTCGAGCGATGCCTCCCCTCTGCCGCGGTCCATGTCTTCCCGTCCTTCCCCCCGAAGGGAGAGGACGTCCATGTGGCCGAGTACCTGGCCCGTTGTCTGGCATCGGCGGGCCTTCCCGTTGATCCGGTACGATCCATAGCAGCAATGAAACATGGAGGGATGTGGAGGAACAGGCCCCTGCCGGAAGGGGAAAAGAAGATTATATTGCACCCGGGATCTGGGTCCCTGGAGAAGAATTATCCCCCTGATTTCTGGCTGGCCCTGGTGACCCGGTTATTGAGCGACACCGAATTCAGACGCTGCCGGCCGGTCCTTCTGACAGGTCCGGCAGAAGAATCGCTTTATGCGTATTTCAAAGAGCGGCTGGGGACCGGATCTGTTCTGTTCGTCTCCTCCCCGGATCAGGAGAACCTCATCAGTTTGCTGGATAGCGCGGTCCTGTTCCTGGGCCATGACAGCGGCATTGCCCATCTGTCGGCCATGCGCTGCATCCCCACGGGGGCCCTGTTTAAGGCAAGCGATCCCCTTCAGTGGGCGCCGTTGGGTCCGTTCGTGCGGATAATTAAAACCCGGGACCCCGGCCCGGAGATGCTTGATGCCACTCTTCAGGCGGCGAGAGAACTTGTCGCCATGGATCGTTCATAA
- a CDS encoding DUF362 domain-containing protein — MSKVMIHPATYENVRQAVDRAFDLFPVQVGGRKVLIKPNVLRASEAREGIVTHPAVLRAVVDKVEALGPASLIVGDNPGLFNYGDNENCFKKSGLMEAAKGYYRNIGNDSEKVSFNADYLPWVSVSRAVLEADLIISLPKFKNHGLTIVTGAIKNSYGYLPGAQKARLHKAAGNPERFHEVVVEVFRLRVPDLFIVDAVIGMEGNGPASPDLREIGLVLASDNGVAMDAVMATMMGLDPGRLRFLQKAEDLGLGSHNVDRMEIIGELKILPDFKLPPLGGDAISANKAVQEMMHSRTLLRPQADPELCTGCGTCVDQCAVSALSMDGDLPRVDADTCITCFCCQEMCPEKAMTLK, encoded by the coding sequence ATGTCCAAGGTAATGATACACCCCGCAACCTATGAGAACGTCCGCCAGGCCGTGGACCGGGCTTTTGATCTCTTTCCGGTACAGGTGGGAGGGCGCAAAGTTCTGATCAAGCCGAACGTCCTGCGCGCTTCAGAAGCCCGGGAAGGGATCGTGACCCACCCGGCCGTTCTGCGCGCAGTGGTGGACAAGGTGGAAGCGTTGGGACCTGCATCCCTGATTGTGGGCGATAATCCCGGTCTCTTCAACTACGGCGATAACGAAAATTGCTTTAAAAAATCCGGACTGATGGAGGCGGCCAAGGGGTATTATAGAAATATCGGCAATGATTCAGAGAAAGTCTCATTCAACGCCGACTACCTCCCCTGGGTGAGCGTCTCACGCGCCGTGCTTGAGGCTGATCTCATCATCAGTCTCCCCAAATTCAAGAACCACGGGCTCACGATCGTGACCGGCGCGATCAAGAACAGCTACGGATACCTCCCAGGGGCGCAGAAAGCCCGGTTGCACAAGGCGGCAGGCAACCCGGAACGGTTTCACGAGGTGGTGGTGGAGGTATTCCGGCTTCGCGTTCCCGACCTTTTTATCGTAGACGCGGTGATTGGGATGGAAGGGAACGGACCCGCATCGCCCGATCTCAGAGAGATCGGCCTTGTCCTGGCCTCGGACAATGGAGTGGCCATGGACGCGGTCATGGCCACGATGATGGGACTTGACCCGGGCCGCCTCCGTTTTCTGCAGAAGGCAGAGGACCTCGGCTTGGGTTCCCACAATGTTGACAGGATGGAAATCATCGGCGAGTTGAAAATCCTCCCCGATTTCAAGCTCCCTCCCCTGGGGGGTGACGCCATTTCAGCGAACAAGGCGGTTCAGGAGATGATGCACAGCCGGACCCTGCTGCGGCCGCAGGCCGACCCGGAACTGTGCACCGGCTGTGGCACATGTGTCGACCAGTGTGCTGTATCGGCCCTCTCCATGGACGGAGACCTCCCCCGCGTGGATGCCGATACGTGCATCACCTGCTTTTGTTGTCAGGAGATGTGCCCTGAAAAGGCCATGACGCTGAAGTAG
- a CDS encoding response regulator, producing MLKKVLVVDDEEILSQLIMESLCMKGEYSVETAFNGEDAFNKYKIFLPDIVVMDVEMPVMDGYESSSKIKSFDSEARILVLTGNPADSRARRTIEEGIALTVLQKPIKLTELNRTITAYLPVCVS from the coding sequence ATGCTGAAGAAGGTACTTGTGGTAGATGATGAAGAAATCCTTTCCCAGTTGATCATGGAATCCCTCTGCATGAAAGGGGAGTACAGCGTGGAAACGGCCTTCAATGGGGAGGATGCCTTTAACAAATACAAAATCTTCCTGCCCGACATTGTTGTCATGGATGTGGAGATGCCCGTTATGGATGGATATGAGTCCTCCTCAAAGATCAAGTCGTTTGACAGTGAGGCCAGGATACTTGTATTGACCGGCAATCCGGCCGATTCAAGGGCCCGCAGGACCATCGAAGAAGGCATCGCCTTAACCGTCCTTCAAAAACCGATCAAACTCACAGAGCTGAACCGCACCATAACGGCATATCTGCCGGTATGCGTTTCATAG